In one Rhopalosiphum padi isolate XX-2018 chromosome 3, ASM2088224v1, whole genome shotgun sequence genomic region, the following are encoded:
- the LOC132924329 gene encoding importin subunit alpha-4, with product MSDDKVTGHRLQSFKHRGKTEIERRRIRSEATVGLRKNKQEQELMKRRNVGEVMNDDLDLEKPLTEHDLRALVEEAGSTIPDVQLKAIQSARKLLSSDRNPPIDELINSEILPILVRCLDEHNNPTLQFEAAWALTNIASGTSLQTQAVVSAGAVPLFLNLLNSTNQTVCEQAVWALGNIIGDGPQLRDYVISLSVVPRLLLFINPAIPITFMRNVTWVIVNLCRNKDPPPAQHVIDELLPALNYLINNKDINILVDTVWAISYLTDGGNDQIQRVIESGIVPNLIPLLSHKEVKVQTAALRAIGNIVTGTDEQTQIVLDAGALCHFPALLSHSKEKICKEAVWFLSNVTAGNQVQVQAVIDAGLIPKIITHLSKSEFQTQKEAAWAITNLTISGNSQQVECVISAGVVAPLCALLSCQDSQVIQVVLDGLQNMLKIAGPDVDALANLIEECEGLDKIEQLQNHESVEIYKVAFDIIERYFSEESSSPTQPPSCFEFNPATTNTQFKF from the exons GAAAGGCGAAGAATTAGGAGTGAGGCAACTGTGGGGCTAAGAAAAAACAAGCAAGAACAAGAGTTAATGAAACGCAGAAATGTCGGTGAAGTAATgaatg atGATTTAGACTTGGAAAAACCATTAACTGAACATGATCTACGTGCTTTAGTTGAAGAAGCTGGTAGTACTATTCCTGATGTTCAACTTAAAGCCATACAATCTGCAAGGAAATTGTTATCATCTGATCGCAATCCGCCAATAGATGAACTTATTAACAGTGAAATACTTCCTATCTTGGTTCGTTGTTTAGACGAGCATAATAA CCCAACATTACAGTTTGAAGCAGCGTGGGCTCTAACTAATATTGCAAGTGGTACATCCCTACAAACGCAGGCAGTTGTTTCAGCAGGAGCTGTtccattgtttttaaatttattaaattcaactaATCAGACAGTTTGTGAACAAGCAGTTTGGGCactag GAAATATTATTGGTGATGGTCCGCAACTACGTGACTATGTTATAAGTTTGAGTGTTGTGCCAAGGTTACTTCTCTTTATCAATCCAGCTATACCAATAACATTTATGCGGAATGTCACATGGGTTATTGTTAACTTGTGTCGAAATAAAGACCCTCCTCCGGCACAACATGTTATAGATGAACTTCTTCCTGctcttaattatttgattaataataaagatattaat ATTCTTGTTGATACTGTCTGGGCTATTAGTTATTTGACAGATGGAGGAAATGATCAAATTCAAAGAGTTATTGAGAGTGGTATAGTACCTAATctaataccattattatcacACAAAGAAGTGAag gtgcAAACAGCAGCATTACGTGCAATAGGAAATATTGTTACAGGAACTGATGAACAAACACAAATAGTTCTTGATGCTGGTGCATTATGTCATTTCCCAGCTTTACTTTCAcattcaaaagaaaaaatatgcaag gaagCGGTTTGGTTTCTCTCAAATGTTACTGCTGGAAATCAAGTTCAAGTTCAAGCTGTCATAGATGCTGGGctaataccaaaaataattacacatcTATCAAAG agtgAATTCCAAACACAAAAAGAAGCAGCGTGGGCAATTACTAATTTAACTATCAGTGGAAATAGTCAACAAGTAGAATGTGTTATCAGTGCAGGTGTTGTAGCTCCTCTTTGCGCTCTATTGTCTTGTCAAGATAGTCAAGTTATTCAAGTCGTTTTGGACGGCTTACAAAATATGCTTAAAATTGCTGGTCCTGATGTTGATGCCTTAGCTAATTTGATTGAAGAATGTGAag gaCTTGATAAAATCGAACAACTTCAAAATCATGAAAGTGTTGAAATTTACAAAGTTGCATTTGATATCATTGAGAGATATTTCTCAGAG gaatcATCTTCACCTACACAGCCTCCATCATGCTTTGAATTTAATCCGGCTACTACAAACACTcagtttaaattttag